A region from the Bacillus sp. BGMRC 2118 genome encodes:
- a CDS encoding ATP-binding cassette domain-containing protein, with protein sequence MSVFKDLWWFFKAEGRAYSTGIILLVFVGVLQLLPPKVIGIVVDHINDNTLSKEILSTWLIALFAMAIAIYVLRYFWRIMIFGSSVRLARLLRNQLYEHFTKMSQNFYQRRRVGDLMAHSTNDLQAIQQTAGSGVLTLADSIITGGFVIITMAATISWKLTLICLIPMPFMAILTSHYGTLLHAKFLKAQEAFSSLNDKVQESISGIKVIKTFGQEKEDTESFIDQSEDVVNKNIAVAKIDALFDPTISFIVGISFILAVVVGSRYVVTGEMSIGQLISFTTYLGLLIWPMLAFGWLFNIVERGRASYDRVQNLLSEKEDITDLTNAISTPPSGDVSYNIEKFSYTTDQDSLLRDICFQLKQGQTLGIVGKTGAGKTTLLKLLIREFEGYEGTIKLGEHPINEYTRDALRASIGYVPQDHFLFSATVGDNISFASPSSTMKEIMNAAKAAHIHDDIVGFTDGYETVVGERGVSLSGGQKQRISIARALLVNPEVLILDDSLSAVDAKTEEAILSSLRDNREGKTTIITSHRLSAIEHADLIIVLENGTIMQSGKHEQLMEEDGWYKEMYHRQQLESLVEHGG encoded by the coding sequence ATGAGTGTATTTAAAGACTTATGGTGGTTCTTTAAAGCAGAAGGAAGAGCGTATAGTACGGGGATCATACTTTTAGTTTTTGTTGGGGTTCTGCAATTACTTCCTCCAAAGGTTATTGGAATTGTAGTGGATCATATAAATGACAACACTTTATCTAAAGAAATTCTAAGTACGTGGCTAATTGCCTTGTTTGCAATGGCAATAGCTATTTATGTGTTACGTTACTTTTGGAGAATTATGATCTTTGGTTCTTCGGTTAGATTGGCAAGACTACTGAGAAATCAGCTGTATGAACATTTTACGAAGATGTCTCAAAACTTTTACCAACGTCGTAGAGTTGGAGATTTGATGGCGCATTCGACGAATGATCTGCAAGCCATTCAACAAACAGCAGGATCTGGTGTTTTAACATTGGCTGATTCAATTATTACTGGTGGTTTTGTTATTATTACAATGGCAGCAACAATTAGTTGGAAGTTGACACTCATATGTTTAATTCCGATGCCGTTTATGGCCATTTTAACAAGTCATTATGGAACATTATTACATGCCAAATTCCTAAAAGCACAAGAGGCTTTTTCATCATTAAATGATAAGGTGCAAGAAAGTATTAGTGGGATAAAGGTGATTAAAACATTTGGTCAAGAAAAAGAGGACACGGAATCTTTTATTGACCAATCAGAAGATGTAGTGAACAAAAATATTGCAGTGGCAAAAATTGATGCATTGTTTGATCCGACAATTTCCTTCATTGTGGGGATTTCATTTATACTTGCAGTGGTCGTTGGATCTAGATACGTAGTGACCGGTGAAATGTCGATTGGACAATTAATATCATTTACTACATATTTGGGCTTATTAATATGGCCAATGCTAGCCTTTGGTTGGTTATTCAACATTGTAGAACGTGGAAGAGCATCATATGACCGTGTTCAAAATCTACTCTCTGAAAAAGAAGATATTACAGATCTCACTAATGCAATTAGTACACCTCCATCGGGTGATGTATCCTATAACATTGAGAAGTTTTCCTACACAACTGATCAAGATTCATTATTGCGGGACATTTGCTTTCAACTGAAGCAAGGTCAGACATTGGGGATTGTAGGGAAAACAGGTGCGGGTAAGACAACCTTGTTAAAACTATTAATTCGTGAATTTGAAGGATATGAAGGAACAATTAAACTGGGAGAACATCCGATTAATGAATATACTCGCGATGCATTAAGAGCTTCAATTGGGTATGTTCCGCAGGATCACTTTTTATTCTCTGCTACAGTTGGTGATAATATTTCCTTTGCAAGCCCTTCATCAACAATGAAGGAGATTATGAATGCTGCAAAAGCTGCACATATTCATGATGATATTGTTGGATTCACAGATGGATATGAGACGGTAGTAGGTGAGCGAGGTGTCTCGCTTTCTGGCGGGCAAAAACAAAGAATTTCAATTGCGAGGGCGTTACTAGTGAACCCTGAAGTACTCATACTAGATGACTCATTATCTGCAGTTGATGCAAAAACGGAAGAAGCAATTTTATCATCACTGAGAGACAATCGTGAAGGTAAAACAACCATTATTACTTCTCACCGGTTAAGTGCGATTGAGCATGCTGATCTGATTATCGTATTAGAGAACGGTACAATTATGCAAAGTGGAAAACATGAACAATTGATGGAAGAAGATGGTTGGTATAAAGAAATGTACCACAGGCAGCAACTAGAATCACTAGTGGAGCATGGAGGTTAG
- the mnmH gene encoding tRNA 2-selenouridine(34) synthase MnmH, with amino-acid sequence MKPKHTVPTIQINDILENSYPMIDVRSPSEFQEFHIPGAVNMPIFSDAERAEVGTLYKQKGREFAKDRGMEILGSKLSSLYHEVKQLHDQYTDQPMVVYCWRGGMRSKSIASVMGMMDLPILQLEGGIRSYRQLIMQNLEEASHQNKRYIVLEGLTGTNKTDILTILEEEEYPVINLERLVNHRGSIFGHIGLEPKSQKEFESLLFQRLLELRNSPYYIIEAESKRIGAVVLPEFLLKGKENGVRIHIEMELEKRARNICDAYRFDLHFDQFQEAIHHLKKRLHQDIFEQITKYLQEKDIYHIVLILLKEYYDPRYDYTSQRYETEIHTLFIESVPEGVQKVKDVIKHIVNDLLYV; translated from the coding sequence ATGAAGCCTAAACATACAGTTCCTACTATACAAATAAATGATATACTAGAAAATTCGTATCCCATGATTGACGTTAGATCCCCAAGTGAATTTCAAGAATTCCATATCCCAGGTGCTGTAAATATGCCCATTTTCTCTGACGCTGAAAGAGCAGAGGTTGGTACACTATATAAACAAAAAGGTAGAGAGTTTGCAAAGGACCGAGGAATGGAAATACTAGGCTCAAAGCTCTCTTCACTATATCATGAAGTGAAACAGTTACACGACCAATACACAGATCAGCCAATGGTCGTGTACTGCTGGCGTGGAGGTATGCGGAGTAAATCGATCGCTTCTGTTATGGGAATGATGGATTTACCGATCCTTCAGCTAGAAGGTGGAATACGCTCCTACCGTCAATTAATTATGCAAAACCTAGAAGAAGCCAGTCATCAGAACAAGCGTTACATCGTCCTTGAAGGACTTACGGGTACAAACAAAACGGATATATTAACAATCCTTGAAGAGGAGGAGTACCCGGTTATTAATCTAGAAAGGTTAGTAAATCACAGAGGATCTATCTTTGGCCATATTGGGCTAGAACCTAAAAGTCAAAAAGAATTTGAAAGTTTATTGTTTCAACGTTTACTTGAGCTTAGAAATTCACCTTATTATATTATAGAAGCAGAGAGTAAACGAATTGGAGCAGTCGTACTTCCAGAATTCCTCTTAAAAGGAAAAGAAAACGGTGTTAGAATTCATATTGAAATGGAGTTAGAAAAAAGAGCCCGAAATATATGCGATGCATACCGTTTCGATCTTCATTTTGATCAGTTTCAAGAAGCCATCCATCACTTGAAGAAAAGGTTACACCAAGACATATTTGAACAAATCACTAAGTATTTACAAGAAAAGGATATATACCATATTGTCTTGATCTTACTGAAAGAATATTACGATCCTAGGTATGACTATACTTCACAGCGGTATGAGACTGAAATCCATACCCTGTTTATTGAGTCTGTTCCTGAAGGAGTTCAAAAAGTTAAAGATGTGATAAAACATATTGTTAACGATTTATTATATGTGTAA
- a CDS encoding YneF family protein, whose translation MDTWVWILISVVALVGGVALGFFIARQYMMNYLKKNPPINEQMLRVMMMQMGQKPSQKKINQMMQAMNKQMK comes from the coding sequence ATGGATACATGGGTATGGATCTTAATCAGTGTTGTAGCACTTGTTGGTGGTGTGGCACTAGGTTTTTTCATAGCACGACAATACATGATGAATTACTTAAAGAAAAACCCACCTATTAACGAACAAATGTTAAGGGTTATGATGATGCAAATGGGACAAAAACCGTCTCAAAAGAAAATCAACCAAATGATGCAAGCAATGAACAAACAAATGAAATAA
- the sirA gene encoding sporulation inhibitor of replication protein SirA: protein MCTAIVFLYYQHQPSSISKLDLSTKEVKVLSISRQPSQLYCLIIRHIWLEWRFDFVREYTIFWIEEEFAYHYYGREGMFYRLFKELYDGTQAHHSILIKQMEYITKSIPGIHINQFINIELSNNMNYEVTKEGHCLTLQNGKSKARLLVNERSISLVGEGNYEAEMIFFDLLRKWDSRFLAIDFMQKRFGWVSPIKQRKFV, encoded by the coding sequence ATATGCACTGCGATAGTATTTTTGTATTACCAACACCAACCCTCTTCTATATCAAAATTGGATCTTTCGACAAAAGAAGTGAAAGTTCTTTCCATAAGTAGACAACCATCTCAGTTATATTGTCTTATTATTAGACATATATGGTTAGAATGGAGGTTTGATTTCGTGAGAGAATATACAATTTTTTGGATAGAGGAAGAGTTCGCTTATCATTACTATGGACGAGAGGGTATGTTTTATAGGTTATTTAAGGAATTATATGATGGGACTCAAGCTCATCATTCTATTTTAATAAAACAAATGGAGTATATAACGAAATCGATACCTGGTATACATATCAATCAGTTTATAAATATTGAATTGAGCAATAATATGAACTATGAGGTAACAAAAGAAGGGCACTGTTTAACACTACAAAATGGAAAAAGTAAGGCTAGATTGTTAGTAAATGAGCGCTCAATTAGTCTAGTTGGTGAAGGAAACTATGAAGCAGAAATGATCTTCTTTGATTTATTACGAAAGTGGGATTCAAGATTCTTGGCGATTGATTTTATGCAAAAGCGATTTGGATGGGTTTCACCAATTAAACAACGAAAATTTGTGTAA
- the tkt gene encoding transketolase: METIDKLSINAIRTLSIDAIEKAKSGHPGMPMGAAPMAYELWTKFMNHNPQNPEWFNRDRFVLSAGHGSMLLYSLLHISGYDLTMEDIKGFRQWGSRTPGHPEYGHTPGVEATTGPLGQGIAMAVGMAMAERHLAGKYNKEGFNVVDHFTYSICGDGDLMEGVSAEAASLAAHLKLGRLVVLYDSNDISLDGELNKAFSENVEDRFKAYGWQVIRVEDGNNLEEINRALDEAKKDLDHPTLIEVKTVIGYGSPNMAGTSEVHGKPLGADELKLTKEAYTWTFEEDFHVPDEVYSHFKKEVVEKGQSVEAEWNSLFSAYEEKYPELAAELKIAISGQLPEGWDKDLPVYESGKSLASRASSGEALNGIAKNLPALFGGSADLAGSNNTMIKGASDFSAENYGGRNIWFGVREFAMGAALNGMALHGGVKVFGGTFFVFSDYLRPAIRLAALMKLPVTYVFTHDSIAVGEDGPTHEPIEQLPSLRAMPGLDVIRPADGNETAAAWKLAMESTDTPTLLVLTRQNLPTLDSTKSEGYEGVKKGAYVVSKSSKETPDALLLATGSEVGLAVEAQKELEKEGIAVSVVSMPSWYRFEQQTKEYKESVLPKSVKKRLGIEMATPLGWERYTGDEGDVLGIHTFGASAPGNKVLEEYGFSVANVVAKTKALFNN; encoded by the coding sequence ATGGAAACAATTGATAAGTTATCAATTAATGCAATACGTACTTTATCTATTGATGCAATAGAGAAGGCTAAATCTGGTCACCCAGGGATGCCAATGGGAGCTGCGCCAATGGCATATGAATTATGGACAAAGTTCATGAATCATAATCCTCAAAATCCTGAATGGTTTAATCGTGATCGTTTTGTCTTATCTGCTGGTCATGGTTCAATGTTACTTTATAGCTTGTTACACATATCTGGTTATGATTTAACAATGGAGGATATTAAAGGCTTCCGTCAATGGGGAAGCAGAACACCAGGTCATCCTGAATACGGTCACACTCCAGGTGTAGAGGCAACTACCGGTCCTCTTGGACAAGGTATTGCGATGGCTGTTGGGATGGCAATGGCTGAGAGACATTTAGCTGGTAAATACAATAAAGAAGGATTTAATGTTGTAGATCATTTTACATACTCAATTTGTGGAGATGGAGATTTAATGGAAGGTGTATCTGCCGAGGCAGCTTCATTAGCAGCACACTTAAAGCTTGGTAGATTAGTCGTATTATACGACTCTAATGACATTTCTTTAGATGGTGAGCTTAATAAAGCCTTCTCTGAAAATGTTGAAGATCGTTTTAAGGCGTATGGATGGCAGGTTATTCGAGTAGAGGATGGAAATAATCTAGAAGAGATTAACCGTGCCCTAGATGAAGCGAAAAAGGATTTAGACCATCCGACGTTAATTGAAGTAAAAACGGTTATTGGATATGGATCACCAAATATGGCAGGTACTTCTGAAGTACACGGAAAGCCATTGGGTGCTGATGAATTAAAACTGACGAAAGAGGCGTATACTTGGACATTTGAGGAAGACTTCCATGTTCCTGACGAAGTGTACTCACATTTCAAAAAAGAAGTAGTCGAAAAAGGGCAATCTGTTGAAGCTGAATGGAATAGCTTATTTAGCGCATATGAAGAGAAATATCCGGAACTTGCGGCAGAATTGAAAATTGCTATTAGTGGTCAACTTCCTGAAGGTTGGGATAAGGACCTACCTGTATATGAGTCAGGTAAGAGCTTAGCAAGTCGTGCTTCGTCGGGAGAAGCATTAAATGGCATTGCTAAAAATCTACCTGCACTTTTCGGTGGATCTGCTGATTTAGCTGGATCAAATAATACGATGATTAAAGGTGCAAGTGATTTCTCAGCTGAAAACTATGGTGGCCGAAACATCTGGTTTGGTGTACGTGAGTTTGCGATGGGTGCTGCACTAAATGGTATGGCACTTCATGGTGGAGTGAAGGTGTTTGGAGGTACATTCTTTGTATTCTCAGATTATCTTCGCCCAGCAATCCGTTTAGCTGCTCTTATGAAGCTGCCAGTAACGTATGTTTTCACTCATGATAGTATTGCTGTTGGTGAAGACGGTCCTACGCACGAGCCAATTGAGCAACTACCATCACTGCGTGCAATGCCAGGATTAGATGTAATCCGTCCAGCTGATGGAAATGAAACAGCTGCTGCTTGGAAGTTGGCTATGGAGTCAACTGACACACCTACTTTATTAGTATTAACTAGACAAAACCTTCCAACATTAGATTCTACAAAATCTGAAGGTTATGAAGGAGTGAAGAAAGGGGCATATGTAGTCTCCAAATCTTCTAAAGAAACTCCAGATGCTCTTCTGTTAGCGACTGGTTCAGAAGTAGGATTAGCTGTAGAAGCACAGAAAGAGTTAGAGAAGGAAGGAATTGCTGTTTCAGTCGTAAGTATGCCTTCATGGTACCGTTTTGAACAGCAAACAAAAGAATACAAGGAATCTGTACTTCCTAAATCAGTTAAGAAGCGTCTAGGTATTGAAATGGCAACGCCACTTGGATGGGAACGTTATACAGGTGATGAAGGAGATGTTTTAGGAATTCATACATTTGGAGCATCAGCGCCTGGTAACAAAGTTTTAGAAGAGTATGGGTTCTCCGTTGCTAACGTAGTAGCAAAAACGAAAGCACTCTTCAATAACTAA
- a CDS encoding DUF896 domain-containing protein, with the protein MLSPDKLSRINHLAKKSKEVGLSDEEKQEQQTLRQEYLKVFRGQMTEHLHTIKVVDDKGNDVTPKKLRDSKLKRKGLH; encoded by the coding sequence ATGTTATCACCAGATAAATTATCTAGGATTAACCACTTGGCGAAGAAATCGAAAGAAGTTGGGTTGAGTGATGAAGAGAAACAAGAACAGCAAACTTTGCGCCAAGAATACTTAAAGGTATTCAGAGGACAGATGACCGAACACCTACACACTATAAAAGTTGTGGATGATAAAGGTAATGATGTTACTCCGAAGAAGTTAAGAGATAGTAAACTTAAAAGAAAAGGTCTTCACTAA
- a CDS encoding recombinase family protein, which yields MNGIIYTRVSTEKESQETSLHRQQEELMQLANLHNINVVTSIKDKASGFDIDREGIFQLIQCIKQQEIDVLLIQDETRLGRGNAKLALFHLLHKEGVKVYTSINQAEVELSDGDSMVLNIVSVVEEFQRKIHNLKISRGVQKAMKNGYSPTRNLDHSNPGPGRGKKEIPIEEIIRLRNNKLTFEEIAATLRGFGYDVSKATVNRRYAEYVKTKR from the coding sequence ATGAATGGAATAATTTATACACGTGTAAGCACCGAAAAGGAATCTCAGGAAACCTCGCTTCATCGACAACAGGAAGAGTTAATGCAACTAGCGAATCTTCACAATATCAATGTAGTAACATCTATTAAGGATAAAGCTAGTGGCTTTGACATCGACCGTGAAGGAATATTTCAATTAATCCAATGTATTAAACAACAAGAAATCGATGTTCTCTTAATTCAAGATGAAACAAGGCTTGGAAGAGGGAATGCGAAGTTAGCTTTATTTCACTTACTTCATAAAGAAGGTGTAAAGGTTTATACATCGATTAATCAAGCTGAGGTCGAGCTTTCTGATGGAGACTCAATGGTATTAAATATCGTTAGTGTCGTAGAAGAATTTCAACGTAAAATACATAACTTAAAAATAAGTCGGGGAGTCCAGAAAGCGATGAAGAATGGATATTCACCAACAAGGAATTTGGATCATTCTAACCCTGGGCCTGGACGTGGAAAAAAAGAAATACCGATAGAAGAAATTATAAGATTACGTAATAACAAACTAACGTTTGAAGAAATTGCAGCTACGTTACGAGGATTTGGTTATGATGTGTCAAAAGCAACAGTAAACAGACGTTATGCAGAATATGTAAAAACTAAAAGATAA
- a CDS encoding LysM peptidoglycan-binding domain-containing protein → MKIKTMNLAFYIAFILTIGTFCFIAYVTNNEQLEEEYIQMEITANETVWEIAEKYSNNHNLSTWEFVKWVEDKNKIDADHIAIGTALILPIEKNEKNEKDNSYMVVAEGQRSLR, encoded by the coding sequence ATGAAAATCAAAACTATGAATCTTGCATTTTATATAGCGTTTATTTTAACAATAGGAACTTTTTGTTTTATAGCATATGTAACAAACAATGAACAGCTTGAAGAAGAATACATACAAATGGAGATAACAGCAAATGAAACGGTGTGGGAGATTGCTGAAAAATATTCGAATAACCATAACTTATCAACATGGGAATTTGTAAAGTGGGTGGAAGACAAAAATAAGATAGATGCAGATCATATAGCTATCGGAACAGCGTTAATTCTTCCAATTGAAAAAAATGAAAAAAATGAAAAAGATAATTCATACATGGTTGTTGCTGAAGGCCAGAGATCGTTACGATGA
- the lexA gene encoding transcriptional repressor LexA, which translates to MKKLSKRQQDILEFIKKEVNQKGYPPSVREIGEAVGLASSSTVHGHLARLESKGLIRRDPTKPRAIEILDQDVVTPIYSNSVVNVPIVGKVTAGQPITAIENVDDYFPIPDRYVSPDDKVFMLEIMGDSMIEAGIFDGDLVLVRQQHTANNGDIVVAMTEEDEATVKRFFKEKDYFRLQPENSSLSPIILNNVSILGKVIGVYRTLH; encoded by the coding sequence ATGAAGAAACTATCAAAAAGGCAACAGGATATATTAGAGTTTATAAAAAAAGAAGTAAATCAAAAAGGTTATCCACCTTCTGTTCGTGAGATCGGAGAAGCAGTAGGACTTGCATCAAGTTCAACTGTCCATGGACATCTAGCTAGATTAGAAAGCAAAGGATTAATCCGAAGAGATCCTACAAAACCTAGAGCAATTGAAATACTTGATCAGGATGTTGTGACTCCGATTTATTCTAACTCCGTTGTAAATGTACCAATAGTCGGTAAAGTTACAGCTGGACAACCAATTACTGCAATTGAAAATGTAGATGACTACTTCCCTATTCCTGATCGATATGTTTCACCAGATGACAAAGTATTTATGCTTGAAATTATGGGAGACAGTATGATTGAAGCTGGTATTTTTGATGGAGACCTAGTATTGGTCCGTCAGCAACATACAGCAAACAATGGTGACATTGTAGTTGCTATGACTGAGGAAGACGAAGCAACTGTTAAGCGTTTCTTCAAAGAAAAGGACTATTTCAGGCTCCAACCTGAGAATTCAAGTCTATCTCCTATAATCTTGAACAATGTTTCTATACTTGGTAAAGTAATCGGCGTTTATCGAACTCTACATTAA
- the glnA gene encoding type I glutamate--ammonia ligase translates to MSKFTKEDIFRISKEENVKYIRLQFTDLLGIIKNVEIPVSQLEKALDNKMMFDGSSIEGFVRIEESDMYLFPDLDTWVVFPWTAEKGKVARLICDIYNPDGTPFEGDPRNNLKRVLKEMEELGFTDFNLGPEPEFFLFKLDEKGEPTLELNDAGGYFDFAPTDLGENCRRDIVLELEEMGFEIEASHHEVAPGQHEIDFKYANALKACDDIQTFKLVVKTIARKHGLHATFMPKPLFGVNGSGMHANLSLFKGKENAFFDTNGELQLSDTARHFIAGILKHAPAFTAVTNPTVNSYKRLVPGYEAPCYVAWSARNRSPLIRIPSSRGLSTRVEVRSPDPAANPYLAMAVLLAAGLDGIKNKLNAPKPVDRNIYVMNKAERLENGIVDLPATLAQALDQLKSDEVIKGALGEHLLEHFIEAKEIEWDMFRTQVHPWEREQYMTTY, encoded by the coding sequence ATGTCGAAGTTTACTAAAGAAGATATTTTCCGTATTTCAAAAGAAGAGAATGTAAAATACATCCGTCTTCAATTTACAGATTTACTTGGTATTATTAAGAACGTGGAAATTCCGGTTAGTCAATTAGAAAAGGCACTAGATAACAAGATGATGTTCGACGGTTCATCAATTGAAGGCTTTGTACGTATTGAAGAGTCAGATATGTATTTATTTCCTGACCTAGACACATGGGTAGTTTTCCCGTGGACTGCTGAAAAAGGAAAAGTAGCACGTTTAATTTGTGATATTTATAATCCAGATGGAACACCATTTGAAGGCGATCCACGTAATAACCTAAAGCGCGTATTAAAAGAAATGGAAGAACTTGGTTTCACAGATTTTAATCTAGGACCAGAGCCTGAATTTTTCCTATTCAAACTTGATGAAAAAGGCGAACCGACTTTAGAGCTTAATGATGCAGGTGGCTATTTTGATTTTGCACCAACTGACTTAGGGGAGAATTGCCGTCGTGATATCGTGTTAGAGCTAGAAGAAATGGGCTTCGAAATTGAAGCATCTCACCATGAAGTAGCACCTGGACAACACGAAATTGACTTTAAATATGCAAATGCATTAAAAGCGTGTGACGATATCCAAACATTTAAATTAGTTGTAAAGACAATTGCGCGTAAGCATGGGCTACATGCAACATTTATGCCTAAGCCATTGTTTGGAGTTAATGGTTCTGGTATGCACGCAAATCTTTCATTATTCAAGGGAAAAGAAAATGCATTTTTTGACACAAATGGTGAGTTGCAATTAAGTGATACTGCTCGTCATTTTATTGCGGGTATCCTTAAACATGCACCAGCATTCACAGCTGTTACAAACCCGACAGTTAACTCTTATAAGCGTTTAGTACCTGGATACGAAGCTCCTTGTTATGTAGCATGGTCTGCTCGTAACAGAAGTCCATTAATTCGAATTCCTTCTTCTCGTGGTTTAAGTACACGTGTTGAAGTTCGTAGCCCAGACCCAGCAGCAAATCCATACTTGGCGATGGCTGTATTGTTAGCGGCTGGATTAGATGGAATAAAGAATAAATTAAATGCTCCGAAGCCAGTCGATCGAAACATTTATGTGATGAACAAGGCAGAGCGCTTAGAGAACGGAATTGTTGATTTGCCTGCAACACTTGCACAAGCGCTAGATCAACTAAAGTCTGATGAAGTAATAAAAGGTGCGTTAGGTGAGCACTTATTAGAACACTTTATTGAAGCAAAAGAAATAGAGTGGGATATGTTCCGTACACAAGTTCACCCATGGGAACGCGAGCAGTATATGACAACTTATTAA
- a CDS encoding MerR family transcriptional regulator: protein MSDNIRRNMPLFPIGTVMSLTELSARQIRYYEEHGLVNPARTEGNRRLFSFNDVSQLLEIKDLIDQGVNMAGIKKILIPNSTDPVETEQEEKVVKKELSDNELRKLLKDELIQAGRFNRTSLRQGDISRFFH, encoded by the coding sequence GTGAGTGACAACATACGTCGTAATATGCCTCTATTTCCAATCGGTACAGTCATGAGCTTAACAGAGTTGTCAGCTCGTCAAATCCGTTATTATGAAGAGCATGGGCTGGTTAACCCGGCAAGGACCGAAGGAAATAGGAGATTATTCTCATTTAATGATGTGAGCCAATTATTAGAAATTAAAGATTTAATAGATCAAGGTGTCAACATGGCGGGCATCAAGAAAATACTAATACCGAATTCAACTGATCCAGTGGAAACTGAGCAGGAAGAAAAAGTAGTGAAGAAGGAATTGAGTGACAATGAACTTCGTAAACTATTGAAGGACGAACTCATTCAAGCAGGACGATTTAATCGTACATCTTTAAGACAAGGTGATATATCGAGGTTCTTTCATTAA
- a CDS encoding aminotransferase class I/II-fold pyridoxal phosphate-dependent enzyme, with translation MLEYLKHGLQLQPVVEEIEQQIKEVHTEIQSRSERNQFRVLRSYQKNQVSDSHFNPSTGYGYDDRGRDTLEEIYAEVFGGEAGLVRPQIISGTHAISICLFGVLRPGDELLYITGKPYDTLEEIVGLRGNGVGSLKEFNIEYNTVNLTTEGQIDYDAIKDSIKPHTKMIGIQRSKGYATRPSFTISEIKRMVEFVKGIKQDVVVFVDNCYGEFVEEQEPCHVGVDLMAGSLIKNPGGGLAKTGGYIVGKKELVEACSYRMTSPGIGAEAGASLYSLQEMYQGFFMAPHVVGEALKGAVFTSALLEKLGFNTTPKWHSTRTDLIQSVQFDDREKMVAFCQAIQYASPINSHVTPYPDYMPGYEDDVIMAAGTFIQGASIELSADGPLRSPFVAYVQGGLTYSHVKMAICSAVDSLIEKELFTL, from the coding sequence ATGTTAGAGTATTTGAAACATGGGCTGCAGCTTCAACCTGTTGTGGAAGAAATTGAACAGCAAATTAAAGAAGTACACACTGAAATTCAAAGCAGATCTGAAAGAAATCAATTTCGTGTTCTTAGAAGTTACCAAAAGAACCAAGTAAGTGATTCTCACTTCAACCCCTCAACAGGCTATGGGTATGATGACCGAGGCAGGGATACATTAGAAGAAATATATGCGGAAGTATTTGGGGGAGAAGCAGGATTAGTTAGACCCCAAATTATCTCGGGAACACATGCCATTTCTATTTGCTTATTTGGTGTTTTGAGACCGGGTGATGAATTGTTATACATCACAGGGAAGCCTTACGATACATTAGAAGAAATTGTAGGACTGAGAGGAAATGGAGTTGGCTCACTAAAAGAGTTCAACATTGAGTATAATACTGTAAATTTAACGACTGAGGGTCAAATTGATTATGATGCGATTAAGGATTCAATTAAGCCGCATACAAAAATGATTGGAATACAAAGATCTAAGGGCTATGCAACAAGGCCGTCATTTACAATTTCAGAAATAAAAAGAATGGTTGAATTTGTGAAAGGTATTAAACAGGACGTTGTTGTTTTCGTTGATAATTGTTACGGCGAATTTGTTGAAGAACAAGAGCCATGTCATGTAGGTGTTGATTTAATGGCAGGATCTTTAATAAAAAACCCTGGTGGAGGTTTAGCGAAAACAGGGGGATACATAGTAGGTAAAAAGGAACTTGTAGAGGCATGTAGCTATCGAATGACATCCCCAGGTATTGGAGCTGAAGCAGGTGCTTCCTTATATAGCCTTCAAGAAATGTATCAAGGCTTCTTCATGGCACCTCATGTTGTTGGTGAAGCGCTAAAAGGTGCGGTGTTTACGTCAGCGCTTTTAGAAAAACTTGGATTCAATACTACTCCAAAATGGCATAGTACACGAACGGATTTAATACAGTCTGTTCAGTTTGATGATCGTGAGAAGATGGTGGCATTTTGTCAGGCGATTCAATATGCTTCTCCAATTAATAGTCATGTCACGCCATATCCAGATTATATGCCAGGTTATGAGGATGATGTAATTATGGCAGCGGGAACGTTCATTCAAGGAGCAAGTATTGAATTATCTGCTGATGGTCCACTGCGAAGTCCCTTTGTCGCATATGTACAAGGTGGTTTGACATATAGTCATGTGAAGATGGCCATTTGTTCTGCCGTTGATTCTTTAATAGAAAAAGAACTGTTTACTTTATAA